ACTACGTACTAAACTCAAGATAAGGCAAAGATAAATTCAAGATAAATTCTACTAAAAAATCTGCACAGGTAAAAACATTCAGTTCATTTTTAGAACACACTAAATTGGGGAAACAGTGTTGGCATCGGTGACGGCGAGTGTATGTATTGTAAACAAGTGGCGTCATGGAAGCATTCAAATGCAAGTCAAAGATGCAGGATGCAGAATACATTACCCCTTGCGAAAAGAAAGCAGACAAAAGGGCagacaagacaaaacaaaacacacaattaaTCCTTCGGAACACAGAGAGGGTGTGCATTATGGTTATGGTGATTTATTTTCTGGTTTTGCCTTTTTAGGCATGATAGAATCCACCttggtaaaaaaatatatatatattcctcgCCTGTGATCTTATTTTGAATTTGCTGTGAAGGATATTTCTATTTGGAACTTAAAAGCATactagccatccattttcaattgcACTTATCTTCATTAGTCTATCCCAGCAGAGTTTGGGTGAGAGACCTGCCCTGGATGCAAGCCAAGCGCAAGGCTCATTTAAGCCTCGTTTCCACCGACGTTATCTACTCTACTTGACATTTAGCCCGGTCTCCACCGCCAAATCTGTCTGGCTCTTCTGTACTTCGCTAGCTTTTTGGCTACCTACACTATTGTGGTTTTGGCCCGGTTCTAAAACGAGACGTTAATATTTTAGAGGCTAGTTATTAGTCCGAGATAATCAATTTAAAGCCGctaaataaatgtatgtattatatgtaataaaaaatccaaacaaaattaAAGACTAATAACTAATACTACAATTaaccaaataaatacatacatacctaaataaataaataaataaataaaactgaattttaaaagcaaatatcaaaccaaaattaattaaaaataatgaaaaatctgAATGGTGGTTTAAAATTGAACCCACAAATCTGATCTTGAGCCATCACATTCTTGTGTAAATGAATCCCACCTTCCTCCTTCACTCGGAGTGTGATGTTCTTCAAGACATAAGCTGACGGAGTGAAGGAGTCAAACTCGAACTGGCGAAGCACGTGGCACTCGTAGACGCCGCTGTCGTTGTAGGTGACATTGACGATGCTGATGGAGAGGTCTTGCAGGTCCTGGCTGCCTTTCCACAGCAGCCGGCCCTTGAACGGTCCATCCATCTCCATCGGAAAGTCTCCCTCGTACTTGTATATCTTGggagggacaaaaaagtgagatgCTCTTGTTTTATGATCATCACTTAGATAAGAAATACTGGACTGGGTGAAAGATCTTACGAGGGTTTTGTCAGGTGTGACGCCTTCTTCCATCTTGGTGATGTAATACCAATCCACAAGGGTTTTGGCTTTCACCTCCTCACGTTTCATACAAGAGATACACGTCAACTTCATCATCTTTCCCAGAACCGCTTCCGTCGCTGAGGGGAGGTCTACGCACACCGGCTGGCTCACGTGCACTGCCATAGAAGAAGAGCATATGACTAGCTTAGCCActaacaacacacaaacaaaaggaaATGAATCACAGCTCATGGAAAGTCACCCCCATACATTTTTGGACATTGAGACCATTTTTAGCATTCCAgctttgtaaataaaataccgtaaaattacaaatattttgtttattctaatatttttttagtaaaataaaGTATCACAACACAATGGTCCAGTCCTGCCTATGATCGATTCCTTGCAGCCTTTCAGTCTCTAGCAAATCCAATTTGGAGCAAATGGCAAAGCTCAGTAAGCATTAAAGTGATGTCCACTCAATTTTACAGCTCTGCGAGCACTGGGAAAAGGTTTGCCTTCAGTACTTGATCACAAATCCAAGCTCATCCAGGCCAGTGAGCACTAATGATGGCCTCTGCACATTAGTATTTGCTTTAAGGGGAAGGACAATCGAGTGGGAGGTATgggaggagaaagaaagaaacaaatgtgACAGTCAAATTATAGGAGACAGGACCAAGTGGGAAGGATGCAATGGGAAGAATAAAAGAGATTATAAAAGACAAAGATGGATGTCTTCTAAGTGAAgcgtggcagcagcagcagcctgccAGCTGGCCACATGGATGTCTCTAGTGTGACTGTGTAACGTTCTACTTATATAACCCCCCGGCCCCACAGGCAGACTGTGAAAACATTGATTCCATTATTTATCTGGCAGTTCAGGGGACGACCGAAAGTGATCAATTAAAGTGAGAGTTTGAATGGGATTAAATTGAACCTTGGTTTCAGAATCAAACAAAGGTTTATTTTAAGGCCTGTGAAGTTATCAAATGAAGTTAGCAAATTCATTATAGACATAAATATACAATTTCTACTGCTGAAAATGGCAAAGTAAAGTATCCATTTAGTAAATTACTGTTATCTTTGCCTTTTAATTttgctaaaaatgtttttgtaattttGGATTTAGTTATTTCATTAACTAAACTAATCATTTTGGGTAACCAATCTTTATCATCGAGTTTGTTGAAAGCATTTTTAAACAGCTATGGATAAAATGAGGTAGGTTTCGCTTTTGAGTCGTTTAGAAAAAAACGATGGCTAGCGTGCTAAGATAAAAACACAACTAAGCAAACAAATGTATCGGTGTAGTTTTAAACTTACCCCAAAAAAGCAAGGGGACCACAATTTGTAGATGAACTCTGGCTGGAGTTTGCATATTCAACCCTCTCTGTAGGTACCTCTGAAGATTGACTTTTTGGATCTTCCACACTTAACGAGGTCAGGAGTTCTCAGGAGGGGTTCAGGACCCAGGACAGCGCCACTCCTCGGCGAAGGTGCGCGCGCAGCTCACCTCCGTCCGCGAAACTTGCAGTCAATCACAAACTTCAACTTTATGGCAGGAACTACAAAATAAATAGACTTAATTCAGAAGCGAAGCTTGGACTTTTGTACAAATCGAGACTCATAAATGTAACTCGAGCAAACTAACTTCATCAATTGCTTCCTTTCGTTAGTTGAAACGTGCTCACCTGACGCGTTGACATTGTTTCCAAAATCGACGAGACGACGGGCAGAAAAGCGAAGGACCTGTGGATTCTCTCGGATTTGTACTCCACGCAACAAAAATCAACGACTCCACTTCTCTCTTCAGCCCTCGAAGAATAGCAACGACGCTTCAAGTCGTTTCAAATCTATTTGCGCCATTAAAGAAAGATTTGAGACATTCGCCTGTCCCTCTCTTTCCCACTCCCTTTTGCTTTCCAGTAGTCGCTGATGGGCACTGACGCGCATGCGCGAGACTCCCACCTCCACTGTACGTAAATGTGCATCATGCACATTGCGTCGCCTTTAAGTCAGCTGTTTGCATGAGCGGGCAGACGGTTGCACAACAACAGAGTGGAATAGTTTCACTAAATATAGCACAACAAATGGACGCGTTGTTAAAATAGTATTCGAACTGAAAAGTGATGCTTTCTATTGACTGGATCGCCAAGCGTGACGTCAGCTGGGTCAATACCTCTTAAGTGCTGATGGTACACTCAATCACTCAGGCGTGGGGATGTAGTAAATATCAAAATGTTTGATGCGGTTTTAGACATTTTGTAACGtagtttaattatacatttctgCTCACTTTTGCTTTGGTAAATAAAGGCACTATTTATGAGAAGTCTGATTTAATTAAGTTGTGAAAATAATTGTCTCTAATGTGGCCTGTAATTGTAAGGTGTTCATCAGACATGTACAGACAATGACTATTCAATACCTAATGTATGTTTATATACTAAAGAACACTTTTATCCTCGATGACTCAGAGACAGCAGATGTGGATTAAAGTGGTGTTTAACGTGATAATCTGTCAACTGCGTGACACAACACAGCGAGAGGGAAGATGAAGCGACGGTGAAGTATTCTCAGGAGGTGCAATGTTAGGAACGAATCATTGAGCCTGTCAGATAATAGTCTGAGATGATGGGAGGTTTAGAAGCAGAGacgggaaaaaatatatatattggggATGCTTGTTTCTATTTTTAGCCCTCATCTTTAAGTGAGGAAAAACAACTCTTGGGTTAGATTAGCGGAAGCAGTGGCACGCTGGGAAACGAAGGGGAGCCCTAAATAAGGCACGTCTGCTTTGAGCCATATCCTGGCGATACGGTAACCATAGCAACAGTGATGCAGCGCCATGGTGACCAGCAGAAGAGGCCTTCGCTAGGAGAGTTTGAATTGTTTCTCCAAATTAATTGATGATaaattttaatatttaaaatcCTCAGAGTACATTATTACGGTTTTGCATTAGGCCTCTGAACGtatacatttaatttaaaataaatcattcTAGTAGAATATCTAATTGATCGTGATTTGTTAGCGTGGCCCTCAtacaaaaatacataaacaaaaagacacacacatgcttcTTGTGCGCACTAACATCTAAAAATAGCTATCATGTGTGTCTAACTAAATAGAGCAAGCATAGTTTCTCTAGTCTAGTACGATACAACAAAAGCTTGATGCACACACTAAGCTCCATTTCAGCAAAGTGTGGATGTGCTGATGCATTGCTGATGCAAACAGCTCACTGGCACACAGCAACTAATCTGATTGataagacacgcacacacagccgtaggcTCGGGCCAGTTTCCACTCAGGGGGGTGACTTGGCACTGAGCGGCAAACACATAGTGATAATAAGTGAAGACTAGCTCGGTCTGACCTTGTGGTTTGGCACATAGACACCTTTTGTTCTATTATAAGAAGCTGTCCAGGGAACATGTCATCGCAATGGCTAAATAAACTCTACTCACTTGGATAAGATATTGGTGCCATTGAGGATTCTTTTCAACAAGGAGATTATACATGAACACATGCTGGTCATCGGCCGTTACACAGAGGGGCGGGGCTCTTTTCGTGTCTGGTTGGATGACGTTTGTCTTAATTAGAGTGTGCTAATGAACGGGCTGTCTAACATGTCAACTGGAGTATTAGAAACCTGAGGTGGCAGTGCAAAAGGAATTGATTGGGTAGCGGTAAATATAACCCATGAGGATCATCAATTTATTTGATTATATTAAGTAATGAAGAAATtctagtaaataaataaataaataaataaaatcgccAACAATCACCTGGAAAAATGTTAGTAAAATACAAATACACATAAAACAACAACTATAGAATCTACTTAATAAAtgtacactgtaaaaaaaaaaaaactttaacttGGACCAGATTTTAGACACAGCTGACTATGAGCAACTAACAATTTTTTGCAGTGTTGTGTGATGATTTACCTTCTTTCTGAAGTTTGAGAATCTTCTTTGTTTCACGGTTGACGTCTTTCACGATTTGTGTCGGTGCAACTTGTGATCACTCCCATTCAGCTGCAGACTAATCAGGGGATTCAATCTGATGCAAGTGTTAGTTTTGGAAATTGGAAAACCCCAAAATTGGGTTATTAAAACAATTGTTACTGACTGCCTCATTTTTTTGTGCGGGTTTCTTAAAAGCCAGAAAATTGCCATTTAAAtttactttagtttttttttagaaatgagttttctgctttttttttttaactaagtcTTGCAAAGAATACCTTAAAAGATCTTTATTTGATTGCAATAGTAGTACAGAggaaaaacaatttgattatttttcttatttttttattttggttttttcAGAGTGTGTACAAAGACTGGCGAAGCTAGGAGTTTTTCCTGGGGGGCGGGCAAGGATATCTCAGGGAGTTCGTAAAACAAATCCcaaattcttcttcttcaaaaaaaaaaatggtgacgtAGAAATGCAGAAAATAAATTCCGGTAAAATCTAAACTACCAGTGTTTACTTCTTTAAGCAGCCGCATAAAAATTTGGTCTCACAAGATCATCACACACCTTAGTTATATTCTAAACAGTGATCTGAATGATGCAGCACGTTTGGACTCTGTGGTATCTGTGAGCCCAGTAGCATATCAAAGCTTCAACTCTATTGTGCTGATACGTGACTATCAAGGTCACTCTTATCAAGACCTCTGTCTCTGCCGGTTGCTGGCCTCGAGCGCGACCAGCTGGAATACCGCAGGAGGGATCACAAATGTTCCGTGCCAGCGTAGCTTTCCAGAGGCGCCCGCTGAGTGGTGCCGCTGCACTCGTGCGTCCCGGCGCTGGACACGCTGCCTGGTCGCTGCCGCCCGATGCGCTCCAATGTGATTTGGAGCTCATCGAGGCGCTGAGATATGTAGCGTCTCTTCAAATCCAGCAGGAGTGTTTCATTACGGCTCAAGCTTGGCAGAGCTGACTTCTGCCACAGGACACAATCACGTGTTAGTCAAGATGTGATTTCTTGTGTTGGTTGATAATTTAATCAGTGTTTTATAAGATGAGTTCGGCAAACAAACACTTTCTAGCAACAGCTTCTTACCACAGACTggtcttcttcctccttttctGTCTTGCTCACATGACCTCTGCTCTGCAGCTGCCTGCTGATCTCCAAGAAGGCTTCGTTCATGCGATCTATCTCCTCTTCCACACAGGTCGCCTTGAAAACAGCTATTTTTATTAACGGGCTAAGAGAATGAGGATCATTTTGTTTGTGCTACACATACCTCCATTGGAGTCTCATTTGTTggtaaaactgaaaaaaaaaaaaggaagtgatTTTTGGTCAATGTTTGATAGAATTATACAAATTATACAAAAAGCAGATTATTTTTTGCCGCGCAAGATATTGGACcaattcacccggaaccaaaAGTCTTTAAGCCGAAGCAAGCAGCGTGACTTCAGGGTCATTTCCTCCCACGAACATCAAATGGGGTCGCACTTTCTATTTGCAAATGGGcgtgtttatttgtttgaatgagtCGATTAGCATTATTCATGTTGGGagattgcaattttttttttttttttttttactccactttGCTTTTCTGTCTTTGCCATGATGAGAGCGGTGCTTGAAAaggacaattttattttattttttcagggtTGACGTTTTTAATTTCTGAATATTTAACCAAGTGCTGTGTAGACGGTCAAAATGTTTCAGGGATGTCTTGTTTTAAAATCACCAACCGGTAAAAGAAATTCaaaacatgtatttatttataagcATATTGGTGTCTATGGATTCATGCATCATTTAATaactataataaaaatatataaataattggACGAGTGTGGTTTTCACAATCATTGCATATTCTTTGTTGATGAAAAGATACCAACCATGCAAGTtcattaatcattttttttccatcccggCTTATTAAAGCTGTTTTCTACCATTTTAGATCCATTGTAAATTGTTTCATGGTCCAATGCACACGTGAGTTGTTTACAAGGTAAACGGTCCCCCAACTCCAAAACAAACTGATTTAAGCCGCTGCACAATATGAATATGAATCTATTTATATGTTTATGATCGACTGACTCAATTGGTGATCTTAATAAATTTCCCCGTGATTGCTATGCAAACCAATTTCCCAGCGGGTACAATTAAGGTATCCGTTTGAAAGTACAGCGGCTGAAAAGTTGACATCGCTGCCTGCTGTGAGGCTTGCGGAAGCCCAGAGGCGTGGAGGCGGAGACGCTTGGTTTGTTTGACTAATAACAGCAAGACACTTTTGTGCTGATGGAAACACTTTTGCTAAATCAGCATTATGTTCCAAACTCCTATATAATTGCCGCTTTAGGTTGTGATCATATATTCTCATTTAAACAGATGAAGAGGACAAGTATGCCCGCGTCAGCACAACAATAATTATTTAAGTGTGGTTGGGTGTCACTATGGCTCCCTCTTGTGGTGTGAGAATGTATGTAAattattttttcccttcttttgTGTGAAGGCTCTTACCTGTCTGAGCTTCCTCAGTTGTACTTAATGAGAGATTTGCAAAGAACTGCTCTAACATGGGATGCTTGTATTTCTCCGCTCTGAAAGAAGAAAACTCGTTGCGTGAAATAAATGTAGAAATTCGACTCCACTTTTTTATTAGCTCACCTTGCGTCTAATAGATCAGTGAAAGGTACTCCTTTGGGAACTCTGATGTCGATAAATTCTTTGCTTAGTGCACCCTGGGGCGAGAAAGATTCATTCAGTCAAATGACGCCATATGGTATCAGTGGTGACATTGAAACATCAAATACGCACTTCTGCTGTGCTCTGTTTGAAAGACAGGCTAAATAGTTGAAGACTTAGAGCTGAGATTGCATCATGAAGAGCCTGCATGAAGCTCTGGGTATTGTTTCCTGGATTGAGGAATACATTTCAAATATGGTTTAGAAATAGAGAAATACTTTTCAACTGCTTCCAAAGGCTGGATTTTCAGTTTATCTTTACAATCACCTGATGCTACGTGCGCCACGGATTGAAGAACGATGGCGATAAATTGTCCCACGTGCTGGAGCTTAGCCTCGGATAGATAAAGAACTTGATGGCCGGCGTCAAAATAAAAGTCCCCTCTGCAGTGTGCCAGCAGGCAATTATCGGAGCACGCTGGCAAAAGTGGGAGAGACTTGGTTAGCGTGAGAAGCACAGAAGAGGGCAACGGGAGGCATTTCTCAAGCATCTCCATCACCCGGCAGCCAAATAGGAAAACGGCCGAGTGCGGAGGCGAGAGGCTGTCCAGCGCGGTTGGAATGAGTTGCACTTTGGGGTTCTCCTGGAATGAATGACAAATTACTGTGGAAGCAGAGGAAATGAGAGTTTATTTGGGGATTTTGGAGAACCGCTTTGGTTGCTTTGGGGGATTTTAGTGTTTGTTTACCATTGGGGAGAGGTTGAATGGGATGAGATGGGGTGGGATTCTGGAGGGATTGCTGGATCTCTTGCAGGGTCTTGTACAAGGGAGATATGCTGACTAGTTTGGCTAAATCCACATCACTGAGACAAGGAGTAGTCCTCTTTGAATGCactaagaaaaaagaaattgtaattgacagataaataaatcttaccaaAAATTTCTTTGCCATATTTCTAAGTATTagtctttttgttttgcagatggCAGAGAAAATATGCCTTCAAATAATATGATGTCTGTCTACAGAAGTTGCTGCACCATTTGCGTTAAAATATTCGTCATTTGTATACCCAGCTCATTAAGGTAGGGGGCCGTCAAGTCAAAGAATCAAATACACAattgaattctttttaattctTTTATTCTTAAGTTGACTTTTACAGTAGATTTTAACTGTCTGTGGCACTGATCagctttgattcttttttttttttaacttttgttcACTATGCAAATTTGCTGCTTGTTGTGATGTGAGCTGAGATGAATTAactgccccaaaaaaaaaagactaatcaATTATTTTGAAGGTTTGTTACTAACTTGCATCATGGCAAAGTGCTTCCATTTGGGTCAAATCTATAGGTGAAACCTAGACATGATAATTTGGAATCAATACTTTTATGAATTCATTTCTCTGTTATTAAGTTAAAAGTTCAAAGTGAATGTTGTACCAGAGTCGTCTCGTTACTATTCTGAGCCTGTCGTTCATGTTCCTGACTGTTGCCGTGTAAGTGAAAGGGCTGATCCTGGGTCTGCCAAATCTCTTGGTTCATCTTATTTATAAGAGTCTCCACAGATCTGAGAACAGCTTCCAGTAGTGCTGCAGATTCAACTGGTAAATACCAGAGATTAAATGAGATTCAAAAATTCTTATTTTGCTTAGTAAAATAAACGTGAAAACAAATAATTAAATCTGAATAAAAAAGatattcatcaaaataaaatgtattttacatgACTAGAATTTTTTTCCTTACCTTCATCATTCCTATTTTTAACAGTCTTATTGTACGGGTTATCCTTTGTAGCATTTTGAGACGCTAGCAGTTGTTTCAAGATATGCAGCTTTTTACCATCCATCTTCTCAAATAcattcttaaaaaaacaaaacaaagcaagtgTCACTTGAGAACACCAGACAGGCTTGACGTTGTCAAAGTATCTGAAAAGTGTTTGCTCATCTCACCTGTAGGGCGTCCACCTGCTGATTAATGTTCCGATAAAACTCCTGTGTATCTTTCCGATGCCGCGCCAACTGCGAAGCCACGTGAAGGTTTTGATCTTCCAGTTTGTCGTACAACGTCTTGACGTTGAACTCCTCCAAATCGCAGCGCCCTGATACCATTCCTACGTCGGAACAGCGCTTATCACGACTCGACTCACTTCATCAGCGCCCTCGTAATAACTCTCGACTTTGACAGGACGAGATGGTGCATGTAACGAATAATAACTACACAATTAAAATCACAAAGGGTAACTGAGAGATAGAAATACTAGCACAGTTTAACGTGATAATGGCCGTTGTGTTCTCTTATCATTAATCAAATAGAGGTGGGAGCTCTTAAATGTTGCCCGGTCACGCTCCGTGGACTTTTAATGCAGCCGGCGGACATTAAAATATGCTATAAAGCTGCATGAATAATACAAAAGAGCACAATGAGGAAACTCGAAACTCGAGTCGATACAAGGTTACTCAACTGGAAGTGCCTCGCGGCCTTCATTACATTTGTTTTAGCCTTGCTATGACAATATctaaaccatatatatatatattttttttacaggatAATAATATTTCACAATGTTCAGAGATAGTTACAAATGTGCGCCAAATTTATTTTCAAGCTTCATTACAGATCTACATTTAAATGCGAGCTTACCACCTTTGGAGATAGTTGGCTCCTcagcctcagcgccctctccgACACCTCGACTCCCTGGAGAGCCAGCGAGACTAAAGAGGACACAAATAAAAGTCATAAAAATAGGGACTCTGTAGCTTTCTTAAGTCAAAAGACAATTTAATCATCACTGCTTCTAAAACGGCTTAATGTACCTGTCTTCACTACATGAACAATCCGGAGGACGCGGAGGTTCTCCGAGACTCCGCCATTTGGGTTTTGTCCTCCACTGGGAGACCAGCTTGGCGTTGCTGGGCCAAAGAACCACAACTGTTGTGGTCACGGCCACGACGACCACAAAGAGCAAACTCAGGAGGCCTGAACAGAGAGTGGATGTCACGTTGGATGATTATGTGATAAAAAGCAGCGGAGCTGGATACTGACCTGCGATTGTCCCCCAATCTGGTAGAAGGTTTAGTCGGTGTTTCTTGATGACTCCACACCTGATAAGGTGTGCCGGGGTCATGGCCCGGAAGGTCGGGGCCCGAGGGTCACATTCTGTCCCAGCCTCACTTACCACTACCACCAAACTCCAATCTGGGACAGCGCTGTCCAGGAATACATATTTTCCCGCTTGCCAAAACGCATGAGCAAACCTGACGGGAGATCAAACAGTATGATGATCGCAAATATTGAAGTCTTGTACTCTGAAGTTATTCAAGTAGGGGCTTACCATGTGTTATTCAGATTTGACTGCTTGATGAGTGTTTGCACACGTCTGAAGACCCCAAAGTCCCAGCTGGGGTTACTGTTGAATAAGTGGTCTTTCTCGTAGAAAGGGAAGTGGCTGAGACTGCGATCTTATCGGTAGCCAATGAATTAGTTCagtcaaagtaaaatgaaataaaatgaaatgaaatgaaatgaaatgaaatgaaatgaaataaaataaaagtgttaCCTGTGTGGTTAATGGTTAGATGGAAAATGAGCATGTCACCGGTGGACAGACAAGCAACTGGATTTGGAATACGAGGAAGGAAAGGCAAGTCATCTTCATTATTGCGTGCGGTTCTTTTTTTTCGTGTGGGAGCAAGGACATCTATTGATTCTGAGAACAGACAAATTAAATCAgtgatttttccatttttaataaTGTTATTACATTGAAAATATAATTATTGTTATTGGAAAGTCAAATCACCGGAAAGAAATATTTCAATGTCTTCTCTTTGCTTGGGAATCCAACCAAACACTCCTTGAGCATCAAACTGAACCAAATGGACTTTGCCAATATTCATTGCACGGGGGTCTGGTCCTAAAACATCCACTAAAgtctgaaggggaaaaaaaaatttccaATGAGAACCACTGATGTAAGACAAGATATCAACATCataaaactgaagaaaaaaacaattaactTTCACTTATGAAAGTGACCGCACGTCTTCTTGTTTTGCTTGTCTTGAAAATTGGAAAACCAAAGACAGCTTTGCTTCATAAAAATCCCATTagagtaaaataatattttcattttgagCCTTTGGGCCAGGAGTATTTGTCATGTTTTATTGAGAGACACTCACAAAATTGATccagacagacaaacacagtCTACCCAGAAATTCAAGGTAAATTCAAGGTACACCAGAACAAAAGTCCACATAGTAATATAAAACAGTAGCAATTAGTAATAATCAGTCAATTCTACCAAGCCCATCATTCAAAATCTTACTTTGACCCAGACTGTGCTGTCTTTTTCTTTAACGCTGAGGAGCAACTGTCCATCTGGAGCCACATAAGCTGAGAGTTGAGGCATTTTGGAGAGGCAGGAAGCGTCGCACAGCTCCTCAGCAGACACGTATCGCTGACAATGGCAGCTGGGGAAAACAATACCGCACTTGAAAGTCACGACAAACATTTTTATGGAAATTACAACACTTTTACAGACTGTGGAGTGAAACACAAATGTGAGTGTTAATCACATGCCCATCTCCACATCCAGAGTTCCTCCATCTGGTCCACATGTTACATTACAGGAGTAAAGGGAAGGTGATACGCATTCTCTGGATGCCGCAAGTCGAACATGCCCTGGAGCGCATCTTTTGTATAGCTAAAACATACACAAACATGAATACCGTACATCATATCCAGTTGGTAGTGTACATCTGACTTGCTTTCAGTATATGTAATAGAATTCCGAGTGACCTCAGGCTGGCAGTCCAGCGCACTGTCAGAAGTCGAGCTTTTGAAGTCCAGCTCGTTATAAAAGATGAAACCGGTTCTGCACAGGCAGGCACCGTCCGAGCGCTGAAAAGAGCGATTTTTGCCAGTGCAGCTACAAGATGAAGAACCTACAAAAACATAAATGTGCCACGTGGCTATTCCGGAGAGCTGTAAGAATAAACAGtatcggcaaaaaaaaaaaaaaaaacgggactcGGCTCTTTCTTATCAGGTTAATGGGAAAGGAAGGATATGATTCCTTTTAAGTTGAAAATAATATCCTTCCAATTTTGTGGAAGGCCATTGTCTGATCAAGCTTGGCAAAGCAATGTTCTCGAAACAAATGAGTTCCAATACTTGGAATAAAGCCAGTTGTGGACTTTCTTACATTTTCACTTCtcttttaactcattcagtgccagccGAGTTAAAATAGATCTtcgacgtctatagccgtcaatggcagtgaatgagtaaaGGTGTCCTAAATAATTTTCCACATATGGTTTACAGAACATATAATAGATATGGCTGAGGCAATCTAACCTGGTGGTGAAGTGGAGGAACTACCACAAGGGAAGCAGGCCCTCTGGGCATGGAGGTGGTTGAAGGTGTTGGGCGGACATGGGTGACAGTCGCCGAGTGTCTGAGCTTTGGTCAGGTTGCCAAAGGAGCCAGGGAGGCAAGGTGTCGGTTTTGTGG
This genomic window from Syngnathus typhle isolate RoL2023-S1 ecotype Sweden linkage group LG6, RoL_Styp_1.0, whole genome shotgun sequence contains:
- the LOC133155684 gene encoding sodium channel subunit beta-3-like — translated: MQTPARVHLQIVVPLLFWVHVSQPVCVDLPSATEAVLGKMMKLTCISCMKREEVKAKTLVDWYYITKMEEGVTPDKTLIYKYEGDFPMEMDGPFKGRLLWKGSQDLQDLSISIVNVTYNDSGVYECHVLRQFEFDSFTPSAYVLKNITLRVKEEASPDATALYSEIMMYLLLVFLTFWLLVEMVYCYRKISKSDELVQDIGY